The Pseudomonas alkylphenolica genomic sequence TGCGGGAGCGGGCTTGCCCCGCGATTGCATTCGCCCTTCCTCAACAAAACCCTATACAATGTAGGTTTTGTACCTGTACGTCTTGAGGAACCCTAGTGAGCACTTTGCCACCCTGCCCTAAATGCAACTCCGAATACACCTACGAAGACGGCGCCCAGCTGATCTGCCCCGAGTGCGCACACGAGTGGTCCGCCGCCGGTGAAGCCGAGGCAGTGAGCGATGAAGCGGTCAAGAAGGATTCGGTGGGCAACGTCCTGCAGGACGGCGATACCATCACCGTGATCAAGGACCTGAAGGTCAAAGGCACCTCGCTGGTGGTCAAGGTCGGCACCAAGGTCAAGAACATCCGCCTGTGCGATGGCGACCACGACATTGACTGCAAGATCGACGGCATCGGCCCGATGAAGCTGAAATCCGAGTTCGTCCGCAAGGTCTGAGTTCCGGTGGTTTCGGGGCTGCCAGCCAGCCTCGAAACATCCCGCCAAACACCATTGGGCGATTTTTTCCCAATAGTCTCTTGCTATTTTGATAATAAGAATTATTCTCATTGGACACCTCCAAGGAGAATAGCCATGACTTATCTGATAGACGCCTGGCTTGACCGCCCGCATCCTTACCTGCGCATCCTGCACCGGGAAACCGGTGAAGTCTGTGCCGTGCTCGAACAAGAAGCACTGGACGAACTGCGCGATCAGGGTGACCTGGACCTTAACGGTTTGAATTCAAGTGAGCCGATTGTGCTCAAGGAACTGGTGAGGAACCTGTTCCTGTTCTGCTATGCGCGGGCGTTGCGCCCTGGCGGTGGAGCCGAGTGGAACTGAACAGCATCGCGGGGCAAGCCCGCTCCTACAGGATTGTGCAATCTCTGTGGGAGCGGGCTTGCCCCGCGACAGGCCTTACAGTACGTCCAGCAGCTCGACGTCGAACACCAGTACGCTGTGCGGCGGGATGCTGCCAACGCCCTGAGCGCCGTAAGCCAGCTCGCTCGGAACGTACAGGCGCCATTTGCTGCCGGCGTTCATCAGTTGCAGGGCTTCGGTCCAGCCAGCGATCACGCCGCTGACCGGGAACTCTGCTGGCTGGCCACGCTCGTAGGAGCTGTCGAACACAGTGCCGTCGATCAGGGTGCCGTGGTAGTGAGTGCGCACGCTGTCGTCACGGCTTGGCTTGGCGCCTTCACCGGCGGTCAGCACTTCGAACTGCAGGCCCGAAGCCAGAGTGGTGATGCCGTCACGCTTGGCGTTTTCAACCAGGAAGGCCTTGCCTTCACCAGCAGCAGCTTCGGCCTTGGCCGCGGCTTCAGCCTGCATGATTTCACGGATGACCTTGAAGCTGGCCGACAGGTCTTCTTCGCTGACGCGGCTGTCTTTGCCGTTGAAAGCGTCGGTCAGGCCGGCCAGGATGGCGTCCAGGCTAACACCCGGTGGCGGGTTGTCACGCAGTTGGCCACCCAGCTGACGGCCGATGCCGTAGCTGACGCGAGTTTCGTCGGTAGACAGGTTGATTTCGGACATTTGCTTGCTCCGCTGCAGGGCGCACGACAACCGCGCCCTTTATGAAAAGGGCGAGCAGCCTAGCACACTGCGGCAAAGCTGTTCAGCTACCAGGCAGAGCGGCGTGGCATCGGGATTTTCAGGTCGCCGTCACCGGCGCTGCCTGCGCCGCACATCTCGTCATCCATCGACCAGTGCACCATGTGCACCGGCACGGCTGGCAAACCGTTGAGTAGACGCTGGGCATCGACCACTGAATGTACTTTCACGCGTTGCCCATGCTTGTCATCCAGAGGATGGGCATGACCTTTTACCCGTGCCTCAATGATGAAATCGCCGCCTTCGAGGGCGATCAGGTTGAGCTCTTCGACATGACCGGCCTTGGCCTCGGTGTTCAGTTGTTGAAGGTTCATGGTGATACCTCGCTACTGGAACGTTGAGCAGGCACTTCAAGTGACGGTTCATTTTTTGTACAGCATGTGTCAAAGCACAAGACAAAAATGCAACCGCCCGTCCGTTTTGCAACGTACGGGCGGTCATATGGGGGGCTGAGCGGGTCGATCAGTGCTTGGTCAGCTTGTCCAGGTAACCCATGGCGAAGGCCGATACCACGAAGGTCATGTGGATGATCACGTACCACATCAGGTACTCGGTCTCGATGTTGCGGGCATCCATGAACACCCGCAGCAGATGGATCGAGGAGATCGCCACGATCGACGCCGCCACCTTCATCTTCAGCGAAGACGAGTCCATCTTGCCCAGCCAGTTGAGCTTTTCCTTGTCCTCGTCGATGTCCAGCTGGGAAACGAAGTTCTCGTAACCGGAAATCATCACCATCACCAGCAGACCACCGACCAGGGCCATGTCGATCAGCGAAAGGATCACCAGGATCAGGTCAGCCTCGGCCAGCGAGAAGATATTGGGCAGCACATGGAAGATCTCCTGGAAGAACTTCAGTGCCAGCGCCAGCAGGCCCAACGACAGACCAAAATAGATCGGGGCGAGCAGCCAGCGCGAGGCATACATCGCATTTTCGATAATACGTTCCATTGAAAACTCGTCAGGTGGCAAAAAAAGCGAGCGCGAGTATAACAGCCAGCCATGACAGAAAAAGCCCGTGGCACGCTGCCACAGGGGCAGCGCCGGGCGTTGTTGCGGCGCCTGCGGATCGACGCTTCAGGTTTCCGGGTTGAACTGGAAGTCGCCGACGTGATGGACACGCTCACCATTGATCCGGCGTAGCTGGGCCTGCAAATGCACGCACCAGATCTGCGGATCGTCGGCCACCTGATAGCCATGCAGGGTCAGGCTGTCGACAATCGCGTCGAGCACCGACTCGGCCACAAACGGCCCGTGAAAAGGCCCCTGGGCTTTGATCGCGGAAGGTTGCTCGCCAGCCATGCCGGCGGCAAATAAAAGGGTCCACATGCCGTTGTCGCCGGCCAGTGGGCGAATGCTGCATTCAATGCGGGTCACCAGGCCCAGGCATTGGCGGGTGAGGCTGAGGCTGCGCGGCATGGCGACGATCCTCGGTAAACCCTGGTTCAGCCCTGCGGGCAAGGCTGTTTCGATCCTGTAATGACTACGATCCCTGAATTGAAGAATAGAAGAAATCCGCTGCCGCGTGGAAAAACCGGCGCCCAGCGGTCATGACCGCTGCGACGCCGATTATTTGACTCAGGACGATTTCACCTGAGCCAGGGCTTGCTCGGCATGCTCTTTCTCGGCCTCCTTGAGCTCCTCTTCACTGATCATCTCGGCAATCACCCGCAGGCGCTCTACCACCCGGGCGTTGACGCTGCCCTCGGGGAATTCGCCTTCGGCATCCGGCTCACCGGCCGGTTCGCCGACCAGCAGGCTCAACGCCTCGTCGGCCTGGCTGACCGCATAGACGTGGAACATGCCTGCACGCACCGCCTGCAACACGCGCTCGTCGAGCATCAGCGTGGCGACGTTGGCGCGCGGAATGATCGCGCCCTGCTCGCCCGTCAGTCCGCGGGCCTCGCACAGGCGGAAGAAGCCTTCGATTTTCTCGTTGACCCCGCCAACCGCCTGCACCTCGCCGAACTGGTTGATGGAACCGGTGATGGCAAAGCACTGCTTGAGCGGGGTTTTCGACAGCGCCGAGATCAGCGTGCAGGCCTCGCCCAGCGACGCACTGTCACCGTCCACGTAACCGTAGGACTGCTCCAGGGCAATACTCGCGGAAATCGCCAGGGGGAACTCCTGGGCATAACGGCTGCCCAGGTATCCGGTGAGGATCATCACGCCTTTGGAGTGAATCGGCTGGCCGAGGTTGACCTCACGCTCGATATCCACAATGCCGCTGCCACCGGGATAAACCGTGGCGGAAATACGCGCGGGGATACCGAAGGCCGAATCGCCGACTTCCAGCACGGTCAGGCCGTTGCACTTGCCGACCGCAGCGCCTTCGGTGTCGATGAGGATAATCCCGGCCAGCATGTCGTCGAGGATGCGCTGCGAGACCCGGCCGGTGCGAGTCGCCTTGGCCTTGAGCGCCCGCTCGATATGACCGACATCGGTCATCTCGTCGTTGGCCAGGTGACGGATGAAGTCCGCCTCGCTGACCAGCTGGAACAGGTCGCCAATGCGCGCCGACAAACGCCCCTGATGTTCGGCCAGGCGCGCACTGTAGGTCGCCAGACGCGCTACCGCATCGGCGCTCAGCGGTGCCATGCCCTCCTCGCTGGTGCGGGTCTTGAGCAACTGGGCGAACTGCTCCAGGCTCTCGTCGACCATCGGGATGTCTTCGTCGAAGTCCACCAGCACCCGGAACATTTCCTGGAAGTCCGGATCGTGGTCCTGCAAGGCGTAGTACAGCTGGCGCGAGCCGATGATCACCACCTTGATGTTCAGCGGCAGCATCTGCGGGTTCAGCGTGACGGTGGCCAGGCGGCCATATTCACCGAGCGGCGACTCCATCTTCAGCTTGCGCGATTGCAGGGCGCGCTTGAGCGCATCCCAGACAAACGGCTCACCGAGCATCTTCTCCGCTTCGAGGATCAGGAAGCCGCCATTGGCCCGGTGCAGAGCGCCAGGGCGCAGCTGGCGGTAGGTGGTGTAGAGCGCGCCCTGGTCGGTGCTGTATTCGATCCGGCCAAACAGGTTGTCGTAAGTCGGGTGCGGCTCGAACACCACCGGAGCGCCACCACTGATGTGGTGGCCGACCACCAGGCTCGGTGCGTATTGCTCTTCCAGCAGCTTGCGCGCCTGGGCGTCAGTCTTGCTGTCATCGACCAGTTGCTCGACCACGGTACGCAGCAGATAAACCTGCATACCCTGCAGGTAGGCGCACACGGCTGCATTCTCCGCGTACTTTTCAGACAGCGGCGCGAGCAAAGGCTGAAGCGCCAGGGTGATGGTTTCTTCGTTCAGCTGGCGCAGCTGATTGTTCGATTCGCGCTTCCACTGCGGCAGGCTGGCCAGCTCTTCATTGAGGCGCTCTTCAAGGACGGCGATATCTTCGTGGAAGCGCTCGCGCTCGGCCTCCGGCAACTGAGCGAATTCCGCCTCGTCGAGCGCCTTGCCATCGGCCATCGGCGTGAAGGCGACGTTGCTGCTGTCGCGGTACAGGGCCACGTCCTTTTCCAGCGAAGCCCGCTCGATGACATCCAGGGCACGGTCATAGCGCTGATTGAAGGCGCGGTCGATGGCGCTTTTCTTCTGCTGATAGGACGGGTGCTCGAACACCGCCGGGAAGGTGGCCAGCAGGTTGTCGATCAGACCGCCGATATCGCTGATGAACGCCCCGGCGCTGCCCGGCGGCAGTTCCAGGGCGCGCGGCTCGCGCGGCTCGTCGAAATTGTTGACGTAAACCCAGTCCGACGGCGTTTGCAGGCGCTTGCCTTCGGCCTTGAGGTAACGTTTGACGAACGAGAATCGCCCGGTACCGGGCTCACCCATGACAAACACGTTGTAACCGGGACGGGGCATGGCGACGCCGAACTGCAAGGCTTCGACAGCACGTTCCTGGCCAAGCACACCGCGAAAAGGCTCCAGATCATTGGTGGTGGAAAAGGCGAACTGTTCGGCGGAAAACGGCCGGGTCAAGGCTTCTGGCGCAAGACGCAGGCTCGCAGCGACAGGATCGGGCATCGGGCTTCCTTACTTCGGCGGGGCAGATGACGGCATTCTGGCGCCGCCTGCCCGCGCCTTGCAAGGCTCATCGGCACAATATGTCGCAGGGCCGAAAACCCGCGCCAGATCAACCTTCCTCAGCAATTTTTCGCAATAAATCACGGAACCCTTAGATCGTGCCTAAACTCCATTACTGCGCGGCTGGGTAAACAACCGACCCGCCCCTGGCAACTCTGCTGACAGACATGCCAGACAACCCTGACCTTTGCTATCGACGACTAGAAAGAGAACAAAGCTATGAAACGGATTCTTCTGGGTACTCTGTTCACCGCGGTTTCGCTCAACGCCATGGCCCAGGCCCCTGGTGGACCGGACTGCGGCTGGGGCAACATGCTGTTCGAGGGCCAGCGCGGCACACCGGCCCACTTCCTCGCCTCCACCACCAACGGTACATCCGGCAACGCTACGTTCGGCATGACCTCGGGCACCAACGGCTGCTCAACCAATGCAGCACTGACCTATGGCGGTAAATCCTGGATCGCCATGAACGGCATGATGAACGAGCTCTCCGAAGACATGGCCAAAGGTCAGGGCGAAGCGCTGACCACCTACGCCGTGGTACTTGGCGTCGCCCCGGAAGACCGTGCGCACTTTGCCGCTGTCACCCACCAGCACTTCCAGGAAATCTTCAAGACGGCGGATGTGACCGCCGAAGACGTTCACAGCAACACCCTGGCGGTACTCAAAAGCGATCCACGTCTGGCCAAATACGCGACCCAGGCTTAAGTTCGGCCCACCCGCCCCAGGCCGGGGCGGGTTGTTTCCTGCCTCTATCGGCATCATTCAGACGTAGTTGCCCGACATGCTCAAACGCCTTGCCTACCTGGCGCTCTGTGCCTGCGCCCCGCTGCAAGCTGCTCCCTCGTTCGATGACACGCGCCTTGCGCAACTGGCCGCCGACCGTTACTGGATTTCCCTGGGCCACTACGAGACCGCCAAGCTCGGCGGTTGGCGCAGCTATGTCGATGACCGACGCTTCTTCCTCGCCGAGGACGGTGCCCACCATCCCGACCAGGAGCTGCGTGCCACGCTGCAGGCCCTGTATGCACCGGCCAGTCTGGGCGACAAACATGCACAATGTGTATTCCCGGCACGCACCCGCTGGCTGCGCGAACAACTGCAGCTCGATGACCTGCCGGCGCCGGACTGCAAGGAATACACCCAGTGGTACAAGGACGTCTCACCGCACAGTGCGGTAATGATCTTCCCTGCCGCCTACCTCAACAGCCCCTCGTCGATGTTCGGCCACACCCTGCTGCGCATCGACCAGGCCGATGTGCAGAGCAACGAGACGGCCCTGCTCAGCTACGCGATCAACTTCGGCGCCTATATCGAAGGCAACGACAACAGCATCCTCTACGCCTGGAAAGGCCTGATGGGCGGCTATCCGGGACTGTTCGCGCTGGTGCCGTACCAGGAAAAACTCTCCGAGTACCGCAGCCTGGAAAACCGCGACCTGTGGGAATACCGGCTTAACCTGACGCCGGAAGAAACCGGGCGCATGGTCGAACATGTCTGGGAGCTCAAACAGATCCAGTTCGACTACTTCTTCTTCGACGAAAACTGCTCCTACCGGCTGCTCGAATTGCTTCAGGTCGCGCGCCCGGGCCTGGACCTCACTTCACAGTTTCCCCTGACCGCGATTCCCACCGACACGGTCAAGGCGGTCAAGCAGTCGGGCCTGGTGGAACGCATCGACTATCGGCCGTCGCGCGAGCGCGAATTGCTGGAGCGCGCCAAGCCGCTGGACGCCGGGGAGCAGCAACAAGTGCTGGCGGTCAGTGCCGATACGGCGCATCTGCACAGCGCCGAGTTCAGCGCCCTGCCGCGCGAGCGCCAGGCGCTGGTCCAGGATGCTGCATACCGCCTCGAACGCTACCGCGCCAACGGTCAGGAGCGCGACCCGGCACGCACCCAACGCAGCTTCGAGCTGCTGCGGGCGATCAACCGCAACCCGGCGCCAGAACTGGATATCGAACGCCCGGGCCTGCCTGAAGATGGCCATCAGTCACGCACCTGGCAGCTTGGCGCGGGTACCCGCGAAGACCGCGCCTTTGCCGAATACGGCTTGCGCATGGCCTACCACGATCTCAACGACAACGCCTATGGCTTTCCCCTCGGCGCACAGATCGAGATCCTCCAGCTCAAGGTGCGCCAGTACGAGAACAACGACTGGCAGGTCCAGCGCCTGGACCTGGCCACCATTCGCTCGCTGACGCCGCGCAACGACCTGCTGCAACCCTGGTCGTGGCAGGTGACCGGCGGCCTTGAGCGGGTGCTGGGCAAGCATGACGATGAAGTGCTGGTCAGCCACGTCAATGGCGGCGCGGGCGGCACCTGGCAACTGGCCGACGAAATGCTCGGCTTTGCCCTGGGTACGGTGAGGGTCGAACACAACAACGACTTCGCCGAATTCATTGCTCCGGCTGCCGGCTTCAACACCGGCCTGCTGTGGCGCAATCCGTTGGGCAACCTGAGTGTCGAGGCGAAGGCCGATTACTTCACCAATGGCGAAGTGCGCCGTAGCCTGAGCCTGAACCAGCAATGGGAGCTGTCCCGTGATCTGGGTTTGCGCCTGAGTGCCAAGCGTGAATTCAGTCAGCTGGCGACGGCGCAGAACGAGGTGATGCTGGAGTTGAAGTGGTATCACTACTGACCCTATCGCGGGGCAAGCCCGCTCCCACAAGCACTGTGGGAGCGGGCTTGCCCCGCGATAGCTTCACACCGTTTTGACGCATCACCGACAACTGCTCACCTAGACTTATCCATAGATTGCGGAGAGTCCGGACATGCAGCGGTGTGGGTGGTTGTTGGGCATAATGATGTTACTTACAGGTTGCCAATCAACCCACGAACAATTGATCAACCAAGGCTATCCACCCGCCTATGCCGATGGTTTCCAGGACGGCTGCAGCAGCGGTCGCCAGGCAGCCGGGGTAATGGCCGGAGACTTTCGCAAGGACGTGCCGCGCTACCTGCACAACCGCCAGTACGAAACCGGCTGGGACGACGGCTTCCGCCAGTGCCATGCCATGCAGGAAAACCAGGACTTGCAGGACTACCGTGCGCGTCATTGGGATGAACGCGACGAACAGTGGCAGGAAGAGAAAGACCGCGACGCAGCACGCGCCTACCGACGTAAATAGGTCGCGAACGGACAACCCCGACACCTCTTGATCTGTCAGCATGGTCTCTATGTATAGGAGGCCATCAATGAGCCGAGCATTCGTCAATGAAGACCAGGCTGCCGCCCAGGCCGACCAGCCGGTAGAACGCAAGATCAGCGAGCAGCCAAACTACGTCACTGCCCTGGGCCTGGCCCAGTTGCAACAACGGCTAGGCGAACTGCATGCCCTGCACAGCGAGCTGCAGGCCCAGGGCGAACACGCCGACAAGCAACGTCTGGCTGACACAGAGCGCGACCTGCGCTACTTCAACGCCCGCGTACAGAGCGCCCAGGTCGTTGCCAAGGCGAGCGCATCAGACAAGGTGCAGATTGGCAGTCGGGTGATTTTTATCGATGAACAGAACCAGCAACACCAGGTGCAGTTGGTCGGTGAAGATCAGGCCGATGCTGGCAAGGGCCTGATCAACTGGGGCTCACCACTGGGCCGGGCACTGCTGGGAGCTGCGCCCGGTGACGAGGTGCTGTGGCGACGACCGGCAGGGGATCTGTCGATCGAGATCGTCGCCATCGAGCCTGAGGTTTAGACCACGCCCTGGGCCAGCATGGCGTCGGCAACTTTGACGAAGCCGGCGATGTTGGCGCCTTTGACGTAGTTGATCCGGCCGTTTTCCTCGCCATAGTGCACACAGGCGTGGTGGATCGACTGCATGATGTTGTGCAGCTTGCTGTCCACTTCGCCAGCGGTCCACAGCAGGCGCATGGCGTTCTGCGACATTTCCAGACCGCTCACCGCAACACCGCCGGCGTTCGAGGCCTTGCCCGGAGCGAACAGGATGCCCGCCTCGATAAAGATATCCACAGCGTCGAGGGTGGTCGGCATGTTCGCGCCTTCAGCCACGCAGATGCAGCCGTTGCGCAGCAGGGTGCGGGCGTCTTCGCCATTCAGTTCGTTCTGGGTGGCGCACGGCAGGGCGATATCGCATGGCAGGTTCCATGGCGTCTGGCCCTTGCGGAACTCCAGGCCGAAACGCTCGGCCAGCTCGCTGATGCGGCCGCGCTTGACGTTTTTCAGCTCCATCAGCGCATCCCACTGCTCGTCGGTCATGCCGGCTTCGCAGAACAGGGTGCCTTCGGAGTCGGACAGCGAGATGACCTTGCCGCCCAGGTCCATGACCTTGCGCGCGGCGTACTGGGCAACGTTGCCGGAACCGGAGATCGCCACGCGGCGACCGTCGAT encodes the following:
- a CDS encoding zinc ribbon domain-containing protein YjdM, producing the protein MSTLPPCPKCNSEYTYEDGAQLICPECAHEWSAAGEAEAVSDEAVKKDSVGNVLQDGDTITVIKDLKVKGTSLVVKVGTKVKNIRLCDGDHDIDCKIDGIGPMKLKSEFVRKV
- a CDS encoding PA4570 family protein, which codes for MTYLIDAWLDRPHPYLRILHRETGEVCAVLEQEALDELRDQGDLDLNGLNSSEPIVLKELVRNLFLFCYARALRPGGGAEWN
- a CDS encoding FKBP-type peptidyl-prolyl cis-trans isomerase, which produces MSEINLSTDETRVSYGIGRQLGGQLRDNPPPGVSLDAILAGLTDAFNGKDSRVSEEDLSASFKVIREIMQAEAAAKAEAAAGEGKAFLVENAKRDGITTLASGLQFEVLTAGEGAKPSRDDSVRTHYHGTLIDGTVFDSSYERGQPAEFPVSGVIAGWTEALQLMNAGSKWRLYVPSELAYGAQGVGSIPPHSVLVFDVELLDVL
- a CDS encoding DUF6482 family protein gives rise to the protein MNLQQLNTEAKAGHVEELNLIALEGGDFIIEARVKGHAHPLDDKHGQRVKVHSVVDAQRLLNGLPAVPVHMVHWSMDDEMCGAGSAGDGDLKIPMPRRSAW
- a CDS encoding TIGR00645 family protein produces the protein MERIIENAMYASRWLLAPIYFGLSLGLLALALKFFQEIFHVLPNIFSLAEADLILVILSLIDMALVGGLLVMVMISGYENFVSQLDIDEDKEKLNWLGKMDSSSLKMKVAASIVAISSIHLLRVFMDARNIETEYLMWYVIIHMTFVVSAFAMGYLDKLTKH
- a CDS encoding PA4575 family protein, with translation MPRSLSLTRQCLGLVTRIECSIRPLAGDNGMWTLLFAAGMAGEQPSAIKAQGPFHGPFVAESVLDAIVDSLTLHGYQVADDPQIWCVHLQAQLRRINGERVHHVGDFQFNPET
- a CDS encoding Lon protease family protein; this translates as MPDPVAASLRLAPEALTRPFSAEQFAFSTTNDLEPFRGVLGQERAVEALQFGVAMPRPGYNVFVMGEPGTGRFSFVKRYLKAEGKRLQTPSDWVYVNNFDEPREPRALELPPGSAGAFISDIGGLIDNLLATFPAVFEHPSYQQKKSAIDRAFNQRYDRALDVIERASLEKDVALYRDSSNVAFTPMADGKALDEAEFAQLPEAERERFHEDIAVLEERLNEELASLPQWKRESNNQLRQLNEETITLALQPLLAPLSEKYAENAAVCAYLQGMQVYLLRTVVEQLVDDSKTDAQARKLLEEQYAPSLVVGHHISGGAPVVFEPHPTYDNLFGRIEYSTDQGALYTTYRQLRPGALHRANGGFLILEAEKMLGEPFVWDALKRALQSRKLKMESPLGEYGRLATVTLNPQMLPLNIKVVIIGSRQLYYALQDHDPDFQEMFRVLVDFDEDIPMVDESLEQFAQLLKTRTSEEGMAPLSADAVARLATYSARLAEHQGRLSARIGDLFQLVSEADFIRHLANDEMTDVGHIERALKAKATRTGRVSQRILDDMLAGIILIDTEGAAVGKCNGLTVLEVGDSAFGIPARISATVYPGGSGIVDIEREVNLGQPIHSKGVMILTGYLGSRYAQEFPLAISASIALEQSYGYVDGDSASLGEACTLISALSKTPLKQCFAITGSINQFGEVQAVGGVNEKIEGFFRLCEARGLTGEQGAIIPRANVATLMLDERVLQAVRAGMFHVYAVSQADEALSLLVGEPAGEPDAEGEFPEGSVNARVVERLRVIAEMISEEELKEAEKEHAEQALAQVKSS
- a CDS encoding DUF3015 domain-containing protein, which gives rise to MKRILLGTLFTAVSLNAMAQAPGGPDCGWGNMLFEGQRGTPAHFLASTTNGTSGNATFGMTSGTNGCSTNAALTYGGKSWIAMNGMMNELSEDMAKGQGEALTTYAVVLGVAPEDRAHFAAVTHQHFQEIFKTADVTAEDVHSNTLAVLKSDPRLAKYATQA
- a CDS encoding Lnb N-terminal periplasmic domain-containing protein — its product is MLKRLAYLALCACAPLQAAPSFDDTRLAQLAADRYWISLGHYETAKLGGWRSYVDDRRFFLAEDGAHHPDQELRATLQALYAPASLGDKHAQCVFPARTRWLREQLQLDDLPAPDCKEYTQWYKDVSPHSAVMIFPAAYLNSPSSMFGHTLLRIDQADVQSNETALLSYAINFGAYIEGNDNSILYAWKGLMGGYPGLFALVPYQEKLSEYRSLENRDLWEYRLNLTPEETGRMVEHVWELKQIQFDYFFFDENCSYRLLELLQVARPGLDLTSQFPLTAIPTDTVKAVKQSGLVERIDYRPSRERELLERAKPLDAGEQQQVLAVSADTAHLHSAEFSALPRERQALVQDAAYRLERYRANGQERDPARTQRSFELLRAINRNPAPELDIERPGLPEDGHQSRTWQLGAGTREDRAFAEYGLRMAYHDLNDNAYGFPLGAQIEILQLKVRQYENNDWQVQRLDLATIRSLTPRNDLLQPWSWQVTGGLERVLGKHDDEVLVSHVNGGAGGTWQLADEMLGFALGTVRVEHNNDFAEFIAPAAGFNTGLLWRNPLGNLSVEAKADYFTNGEVRRSLSLNQQWELSRDLGLRLSAKREFSQLATAQNEVMLELKWYHY
- a CDS encoding GreA/GreB family elongation factor, producing MSRAFVNEDQAAAQADQPVERKISEQPNYVTALGLAQLQQRLGELHALHSELQAQGEHADKQRLADTERDLRYFNARVQSAQVVAKASASDKVQIGSRVIFIDEQNQQHQVQLVGEDQADAGKGLINWGSPLGRALLGAAPGDEVLWRRPAGDLSIEIVAIEPEV